GGAGTGAGCGTCCGGATGCGATCTACCCAATGCTCAGCTACGTGAGCTATTCCGGCATGGCTGTCTTAACGAACAGTACGAGAGAATACGAGATTGTCGGTGATGACACGATCGCCATTACGCTGTTCCGCAGCGTCGGTTATTTAGGCAAATCCGACATGGTGCGCCGCCCCGGCCGCCCGTCCGGGATTAAGCTCCCGACCCCGGATTCACAGATGAAAGGGAAGCTTGCGCTCGATTTCGCTCTCGTTTCCCACGATGACGATATGAATCTTGCGCGGATTGCCAAGGATTACTTGACGCCTGTCCATACGTACAACAAAATCCCGCACAACGCGATGAAGCTGAACCATCCGGATGTATCAACTCCACTCACGTATCAGCTGCTTGAGCAGGCGGATAAAGACGCAGTCTTAAGTACATTAAAGAAATCAGAGAAGGATGATTCTCTCATTCTACGATTCTTTAACGGGCGGGACCGGGAAACAGAAGCCCGTTTTGAAGTAGACGGGAAAGCAGTGTACCGGACAAATATGAATGAAGTAAGGCAGGAGGCGCTTGATTTTACGGCTGGTGCAGTCAGCATACCACTGAAAGTGAACCAGTCGCAGACGGTTTCAATTGTGAGATAAAAGGAGGAGTCTAGCAGAAGCTAGGCTCTTTTTGTTCTCTTGATCGATTCCGTGCGGAACAATAGGCTCATCAAAATGGCGGGAGCATCATACAATGCTGAATCAGCATGTTTACGAGTGACCTGATGGTGATGATACGGGTTCGTTAGGAAGGAGCAGGCATTATGGGAGACTTGATCCCATTTCCACGAAAGGATACGGAAGAGGAAATTTTGCTCACGCAGGTAGAATTTGAAGAATTGGAACGGCTGAAGGCACAAATGAGAACAGAAAAACGGCTCCTCCCTTTTTGGCGGATCAGCCGTCGTATAAAAAAGATTATTAAAATCGGGAAAGAGCGGGCGGTGCGGAAGAAATAACGCTGGGTGAACTTCCAATTTTACAGAAGAATCGTAGGGAAGAAAACAAACTCCTGCTGGAAAAGCGGAGGGAACAAAGGCTGTCCGACTGACGACCATCCTTATCTCCTACCGGATGGTTTGGAAGATCAGGTGGTAAAGGTCACGGCTGCGATGCCGAATACGAGGAAAATTTCTTTTTATTTCGGGGCGAGCGAGAGCGGTGCATCCAAAGAAGATCCAAGCACTTAAAGTGTTTGGTTTTTTTCTTTTTTGATAAGATAATAGAAACTAAATGATTTGTTGGATCAGATGAAAGATTTTCAAACTACGATACAAAGGAGTTTTATCATGACAAAGTATACAGGTTATATCGGAACCTACACGAAACAGCAAAGTAAAGGCGTCTATCAGTTCACGCTTGATACCGAAAAGAAAGCCCTCAGTGACGTGAAGGTAGCTGCTGAATTAGGGAATCCTACATATGTGACGGTGAGTGACGATGGAAAGAATCTTTATGCGGTAACGAAAGATGGAGACAATGGCGGTCTAACTGCTTTTTCGATCCATGGTGAGACCGGCGGGTTGACGGAATTAAACCGGCAGACGAGAGCAGGATCTCCTCCGTGCCACGTGAGTGTCGATCATCAGAAAAGTACGGTAGTGACAGCCAATTATCATTCCACGGAAGTTGTATCCTATTTAACCAATGAAGATGGATCGCTTCATCCTGCCGTTTCTGTGATTGAAAACGAAGGCTCCGGCCCGCATGAGAGACAGGAAAAACCGCACATGCATTTTGCCGGCTTTACGCCTGATGAAAAGTACGTCGTTGCCGTTGACCTGGGAACAGATCGTGTTACTTCTTACGCTGTTGACAATGGAAAATTAACGGAAGTCCAAGTCTTTACGGCGAAGCCGGGGTCAGGTCCCAGACATCTGACGTTTCATCCGAATAAAAAGTTCGCGTATGTGATGACGGAGCTGAGCTCAGAGGTTCTAGTGCTGCGTTACGACGAGAATGACGGAAGCTTTACTCAGCAGCAATCCATTCCAACTCTTCCAGAAGACTTTAAGGAAACCAATGATGGAAGTGCTATTCATATTTCGTCTGACGGCCGGTTTGTGTACGCCGGAAATCGCGGCCATAACAGCCTTGCCGTGTACAAGGTCGATCAAGACTCTGGTCAATTAACGTTTATCGAATGGACGTCCACAGAAGGAAACTGGCCGCGTGATTTTGTCTTGGATCCTTCTGAAGATTTCCTCATCGCGACGAACCAGAAGTCCAATACGATGACGTTGTTTGAGAGAGATCAAGCGACAGGGAAGCTGTCTTTAATTCAATCGGACGTTTCTGTTCCGGAACCGGTTTGTGTGAAGTTTTTGGGATAATGGTCAGGTACTCTGGACCATTATCGTTTCAATCATTGAAAATAGAGGCACCTTTACGGAGCGTATCCGTGGAGGTGCCGATTTGTTTCTATGCACCCTTTCAATTTGCTCCTAAAACGATCTTCCCTCTGCCTCGTCAAAAAAGATGCTTCTTCAACTGTGGTTTACTCCTCCCTTTCCTGACTACTCTCTAAAGCTTGCTTCAAATTTTTACACATGAACCTGTCCTCCTTGTAGAGAGGGTGAATAAGCCCTTTTCCAATGGTGATTATCCGGACTTTCATTATGAATCATTAATGGGTACTATTCCCTTTGACTCTTTTGTAAAATAGGTCTAGAATTGAATAGTTCCATTACGAACTGTTCGTAATAGAAATTAAATGATAAAAAGCGAGGCTTGAACATGCAGAATAAAGATCATCTTCCCCGGGGCATTCAGCTGCTGAGGGGATTCGCAAGATTGAATAATAACCTGACGCGGTTTGCGCAGAAAACAGCAAGTATGAACGATTTGTCAGTCCCTCAGTACATCATTTTAATAACGATTGCTCCACAAAAAGAAATGACTCAAAAAGTAGTCGGTGAAAAAACTTTTTTACCGAAAAGTACGTTGAGCCAGGCTGTGGACGGCCTTGTTCAAGCAGGGCTTCTCTACCGGAAGCAAGTGGAAGAAAATCGCAGGGAAATGCTTCTTTCTTTAAGTAATCATGGAGAAGAACTGCTTTCGAATATCCACAGGCAGGAAGGAAGCATTCATCAAGTCGCGGAATCTGCGGTCCAATCACTTTCAGAGCAGCAGTTTGAAGACTTCATGGCAACGCTTCAGCAGATGGCTGTCTTTTTCGAAGACCAACCCACGGAATAAGGAGGTAAGGTCCTGGATGATTAAATTATTAAAACATTTAACGCTTTACAAATGGATGATTGTGTCCGTATTTGTCCTCATTTTCCTCCAATCGATAGCCAACCTCTATCTTCCGACGCTGATGTCAGACATCGTGGATAAGGGAGTTGTCGTAGGAAACATTCCTTATATATGGAAAATTGGAGGGGTTATGCTTGCGGTATCTTTACTTGGAGCTATTGCTTCAGTTATTGCCAGCTACTACTCCTCCAAAGCAGCGGTCGGCTTAGGACGTGATGTTCGAAAGAAGCTTTTTTACCATATTGAAAATTTCTCTTTGCAGGAATTTGATGAAGTAGGCACCTCCTCTTTGATCACACGCTCCACCAATGACATTACGCAAGTTCAGCAAGTGACAATTATGATGCTGAGGATGATTATCGGGGCACCAATGATGTTGGTCGGTGGAATCATTATGGCGGTCTTAAAAGATGCCAAGCTCGCTTTAGTGATTGTTCTAATTATGCCGGTACTCATAGGCTCCATTCTGCTGATTCTTTATAAAGGAATTCCCTTATTTCGAACGGTGCAGAAAAAATTGGACCGCTTAAACCTGATCTTCAGGGAAAACCTTACAGGCATACGAGTGATTCGTGCGTTCAGCCGGGAGAAAGAGGAGAAAGAACGGCTCCGACATACCAATAAAGAGTTAACAGACGTTTCCATAAAAGTAAATAAAATTATGGCTCTTATGATGCCGGTCATGATGTTAGTGATGAATGTAACTGTAGTCTTAGTGATTTGGTTTGGCGGTCTGCGGATTGATCACGGCGGGATGCAGATTGGTGACCTGATGGCTTTTATTCAATACGTGATGCAGATCATGTTCGCGTTAGTGATGGCTTCGATGATGTTTGTCATGGTGCCGCGTGCAGACGTCTCAGCGAAAAGAATAAACAAGGTGTTGGAAATGGAGCCTGCTTTTAAGGATCACGGTTCTAAATCAGCGGATCTTACAAAAGGGACCCTCGAGTTTGACCGTGTGACCTTTCATTACCCTGGAGCTGAAGAACCGGCATTATCCGATATCAGCTTCACAGCAAAACCCGGAGAAGTGACTGCCATTATCGGGGGGACGGGGTCCGGAAAGTCCACCCTCGTGCAATTAATTCCCCGGTTTTATGAAATTTCGAATGGATCCATCCGCGTGAATGGAGTAGATATCCAGGAGGCTGCTCAAAAGGAGATCCGGTCGAAAATCGGCCTTGTCCCGCAAAAAGCCACACTGTTTACAGGAACCATTGCCGATAATATCCGATTTGGTAAAGAACATGCTTCCCAGGAAGAAATCGTCCATGCGGCTCGTATCGCGCAGGCAGAAGAATTTATTAATAAATTGCCTCAGGGCTATGAGTCCGAAATAGAACAAGGCGGATCGAATCTATCCGGGGGACAGAAACAGCGGTTATCGATTGCAAGAGCGCTCGTAAGGAAACCTGACCTTTACATTTTTGATGACAGCTTCTCTGCTCTGGATTATAAAACCGACGCCAGCCTCCGTTACGCGCTGAAGGAAGAGACAAAAGAATCGACCGTTGTCATCGTAGCCCAGCGCGTCAGCACCGTGATGGATGCGGATCAAATTATCGTTTTAGAAGAAGGCCGGGTGTCAGGAACGGGCACCCATGAGGACCTGCTTGAATCAAGCCCGGTTTACCAGGAAATTGTCAAATCCCAGCTCACAGAGGAGGAATCCGCATGACCAAAGAAAGAAAACCTCAACGAGGAGGACCGATGGGATTTGGTCCGGGTGGCGGCAATATGATGATGATGGGGCAGAAGCCAAAAAACTTCAAGGCGACATTAAAAAGGCTGCTCGGTTACTTGAAGTCTCGCCGCAAACAATTCATTGCGGTTTTCATTGCGGCCATATTGAGTACGGTCTTTTCGATTATTGGTCCAAAAATCATGGGTACGGCCATTACCGAATTATTTGAAGGCGCTTATGAAAAACTGGAGGGCGTACAGGGCGGAGGAATCGACTTTCAGCGGATTGCCCAAATCCTGTTCCTATTAGCAGGACTTTATGTAGTCAGCAGCATTTTCAATTTTATTCAACAATATATCATGTCCAGTGTTGCCCAAAAGACAGCTTACGATCTTAGAGAAGATGTGAATCAAAAGCTGGAAAAGCTGCCTCTCCGCTATTTTGACAGCCGCCCGAACGGCGAAATCCTGAGCCGGATGACCAATGATATCGATACGATCAGCAGTACGCTCCAGCAAAGCATGACCCAATTCATTACTTCGATTGTCACGATCATTGGAATTGTCATCATGATGTTATCGATCAGCCCATTGCTGACGATAATTTCGATCGTGAGCTTACCGCTGTCTATTTTTGTGATTCGTCCGATTTTGAAAAAGTCGCAAACGTATTTTGCCGATCAGCAGCGTACGCTGGGTCAATTAAATGGACACATCGAAGAAATGTTCACGGGTCATCAAGTCGTTAAAGCCTTCGGTTATGAAAAGACCGCCGGCGAAGACTTCGATGAAGTGAATGAAGACTTATATCAAGCAGGCAGCAAGGCTCAATTTATTTCAGGCATCATCATGCCGATGATGTCCTTTATAGGGAATATCAGTTATGTCCTCATCAGTGTCATCGGCGGCATTCTTGTAACCCAGCGCGCCATCTCCATTGGAGATATTCAAGCATTCATTACTTATACCCGCCAGTTCACTCAGCCCATTACCCAAACGGCCAACATCGCCAATATTATTCAATCTACGGTGGCCGCAGCTGAAAGAGTATTTGAACTGCTGGATGAAAAAGAAGAAGAAAAAGAAAAACCTTCGCTGCATTTAGGAAAAAAAGCCGGAGCGGTCACTTTCGAGCACGTAGACTTTGGTTACGACAACGATTTACTCATCCAGGATATGAACATCTCTGTGAAACAGGGCCAGACCGTGGCAATTGTAGGACCTACAGGAGCAGGGAAAACGACGCTTATCAATCTATTAATGCGGTTCTATGAGCTGAATGGCGGCAGCATAAAAATTGATGGGATCGACACGAGAGACCTATCAAGGAGCGAACTGCGGCAAAACTTTGGAATGGTCCTGCAGGATACGTGGCTCTTTAATGGAACGATTAAAGAAAACATAGCGTACGGAAAAAATGAGGCTTCAGAGGAGGCCATCATCAGGGCAGCAGAGATGGCTCATGCTGACCACTTCATCCGCACTTTGCCGGAAGGATATGAGACGATCTTAAATGAAGAAGCATCCAACATATCTCAAGGACAAAAACAGCTGATCACCATTGCCCGGGCCATTTTAGCCGACCCTCCAGTTATGATCCTGGATGAGGCGACCTCAAGCGTAGATACCCGGACAGAAGTACTGATCCAGCAGGCCATGAACCACTTAATGGCCGGACGTACCAGCTTCGTCATCGCCCACCGTTTATCGACCATTCGTGATGCGGATTTAATTCTCGTCATGGATGAGGGTTCTGTGATCGAGCAGGGAACTCATGAAGAGCTGTTAGCCCAAGAAGGTTTTTATTTTGAACTGTACAACAGCCAGTTTTCTAAGAAAGCGGCTGGATGATTGACTCCCATGAAAAAGGAAGTCAATCAAACGTGAAACGCATGATCGTGAACTTTAGCCTTTAGACAGTGGTACCAGAAATCTATCATTTCCAATCAATGACCAGAACTGCCACAGCTCATGAACAGAGCTGTGGCAGTTAAATTTGTTAATAGAAGGATAAAGCAACTAACCATGATTTATATCCTTTTACAAATAAAGACAATAACAGAGGATTATTTTCCTGTTATTTTTATTTTTCTGAATATTGTGTTCCTTTTTAATGGAGGCGGTGCTATAGTAAACATAAGAACTTAATAAAGTCATTGGAAAAAGTAAGTTTTTCGATCATAGAATATGGGTTGAAGTTAGGAGGACACGATGCTGAAGACAGGCGGTTTGAAGTTAATGCAGGAGATCAACCAGTACATCGTGCTGCGGACCATTCGAGAGGAGGGACCGATTTCAAGAAGCGAAATCGCAAAGAAGACGAAGCTGAGTCCGACGACAGTAACTTCAGCGGTGAGTGAACTGCTGCAGGAAGGGATCGTCGTGACAGGAGGAACGGGAGAGTCCAGCGGAGGCAGGAAACCGACCTACTTACAGTTTGCGCCGGACAGTAAGTTTCTGATTGGCGTATCGATTACCAACTCCCATATTGAAATCGGCACGTTAAATTTAGAAGCAGAAGTGCAGGACAAGCTGACGTACGAAGACGACTTTCAAGTAAATAATCAAGTGATCGAAGAGACGCTTCGGTTAATTCGCCGTTATTTAAGCGGGATCGATGATTTATCGAACTGCATCGGCATTTCACTCATCGTACCCGGGATTGTCGATTCCAAGCGCGGGATCATCCGCAACAATGCGAAGCTTAATTTAAAGGACATTGCGCTTAAGGAAATGATTGAAAAAGAGTTTGGCTTGGAGACATGGATTGATAATGATGCCAATGCGATTGCGCTCGCGGAAACTAATTTTGGCAGCTATGAAGATAAAAAGAACCTCGTTTATATTCAGATGGGGGACGGAATTGGTTCAGGCATCGTTATTGAAGACGTCATCTTTCGAGGGGCGCAGGGAGGAGCGGGCGAGTTCGGCCATATCTCTATTGATAAGGAAGGGATTCAATGTGAGTGCGGCAACCGCGGCTGTCTCGAAAACTATGTCAACTGGCCGGCATTGCTCGAACGCATAAAAGAAAGGCTGGAACAGGGTGAATCGACATCGATGCTTGCTAAAGGGAAGGCAGTGGACGAGCTAACTCAAGAAGATTTTTTGAAAGCGCTTCAACAAGAAGATGAGCTGGCCCAGGCTGTCATTGAAGATCCCATTCAATATATGGGAAATGGGATCGTTACGCTCGTGAATCTGTTTAATCCCGAAGTCGTACTCGTCGGATGGGGTTCGATTACGAGTGATTCGTATTTCATTAAACGATTGAGAGAAAGAGTCAACGACCTGTCGTTTGCGATTTTCACAGAAAACCTTGAGATCCAGGCAACGACTTTAGGAGGTGATTTTCAGCTGAAAGGCGCAGCGTCTGTGGCGCTGAAGGAATACTTTGAAGTCCCTGTCTAATTACTGGTCTTATTCCTATTTTCTAAACTTATAGAGGGGTGGAGTAAAGTGAAAAAACTTCTATGGATCATGGTTGGGTTACTCGTTTTCATGCTGGCTGCCTGTTCGGGCGATTCAAATTCTGGCTCATCTGGTGAAGGAGAAAGCGATGGCCCGGTCGAAATTACGTACTTGAAGCCGGGGGCGGATACTCCGGATACGAGAGAGCGTGTCCAGGGAATTATTGACCGTTTTGAGAAAGAGAATCCAACTATTAAGGTGAAGCTTGAAGCTGTTGGCTGGGATAACGCGTACCAGAAGCTTGTGACCGGCTTTAACGGCGGCTCATCTCCGGATGTGTTTTCCGGCGGGACGCGCTGGTTGACGGCATTTGCTGATATGGATGGTATTCTTCCCATCACGGATATGGCGTCAGACAAACTGAAGGAGTACCCGGAAGCGTTACAAAAGTCTTCTCAATATAAGGGTGAGATTTATGCATTGCCGCAGGCCTTTTCAGCGCGTGCCTTAATCTATCGCTCCGATTTAATTAAAGAGCCGCCAAAGACATGGGACGAGCTGGTTGCGACTGCGAAAAAGGTACAGGAAGAGAATTCAGGCATGTACGGATTCGCGATTTCCGGTGCGGCGCACGTCTCGACGACAACGCAGTACTTTAATTATCTGCTGCAAAATGGCGGACAGGTATTTGATGAAGACGGGAATGTTGCGATCAATTCCCCTGAAGCTGTCGAAGCACTTGAGTATTACCGCGATTTTTATACAAAAGAAAAAGTGGTGCCTAATCCAGTGGAATACAACCGCGAATTGCTGCCTGTCCTATTTAAAGAAGGCAAGATCGCGATGTACGTGATCGGCCCTTGGGGCAAATCCCTGATGGGTGTGGATCCCGACAACAAAGAAACTCCTTATAAAACGGCTCCGCTTCCGAAGGGCAAAAAGATGGCGAACGTACTCGTTTCCGATTCGAACTACATTTCTGCGAAAACAGAGCACCCAAAAGAGGCGTATAAGTTCCTTGAATTCATGGCTTCGCTTGAAGAGCAGACAAAATTTGATAAAGCGAATGGATCACTTCCTATGCTGAAAGAAGAAGCGAAAGATCCTTTCTTTAAAGAAGATCCTTACTTTTCCACGTTTGTCGATATGATTGAGTACGGCGAACCACAGCCGGCTCCGGCCGTATGGGAACCGTTCCAGGAGATCATTACCCAGTCGGTACAACGTGCGCTTGACGGGGAAGATCCGCAAGCGGTATTAGATGAGGCTGCCAAGCAAATCAAGGATCAGCAGCTCGAGCCTAAATAAATAGTGAAGGGAGAGGAGGTGCACTTTGCCTCCTCTTGTCACTATGAGAAAGGACTGGTTCACATCGATAACACCTTGGTCATGAAAAAGAAGAAGAGGAGCATGCGCAGGTTTTTCTCTCCTGAAAAATCGGCCTTTATCTATTTGCTGCCGATGGTTGTGTTCATGCTCATCATGGTCGCGTATCCGATTGGAAGAATTCTTTACCTGTCGCTGACCTCAAATATACTAACGCGGCCGGATCTTGGCATCCAGTTCATCGGACTCGAAAACTACTGGAAGCTGTTTT
This Halobacillus salinarum DNA region includes the following protein-coding sequences:
- a CDS encoding lactonase family protein codes for the protein MTKYTGYIGTYTKQQSKGVYQFTLDTEKKALSDVKVAAELGNPTYVTVSDDGKNLYAVTKDGDNGGLTAFSIHGETGGLTELNRQTRAGSPPCHVSVDHQKSTVVTANYHSTEVVSYLTNEDGSLHPAVSVIENEGSGPHERQEKPHMHFAGFTPDEKYVVAVDLGTDRVTSYAVDNGKLTEVQVFTAKPGSGPRHLTFHPNKKFAYVMTELSSEVLVLRYDENDGSFTQQQSIPTLPEDFKETNDGSAIHISSDGRFVYAGNRGHNSLAVYKVDQDSGQLTFIEWTSTEGNWPRDFVLDPSEDFLIATNQKSNTMTLFERDQATGKLSLIQSDVSVPEPVCVKFLG
- a CDS encoding MarR family winged helix-turn-helix transcriptional regulator; this encodes MQNKDHLPRGIQLLRGFARLNNNLTRFAQKTASMNDLSVPQYIILITIAPQKEMTQKVVGEKTFLPKSTLSQAVDGLVQAGLLYRKQVEENRREMLLSLSNHGEELLSNIHRQEGSIHQVAESAVQSLSEQQFEDFMATLQQMAVFFEDQPTE
- a CDS encoding ABC transporter ATP-binding protein, whose product is MIKLLKHLTLYKWMIVSVFVLIFLQSIANLYLPTLMSDIVDKGVVVGNIPYIWKIGGVMLAVSLLGAIASVIASYYSSKAAVGLGRDVRKKLFYHIENFSLQEFDEVGTSSLITRSTNDITQVQQVTIMMLRMIIGAPMMLVGGIIMAVLKDAKLALVIVLIMPVLIGSILLILYKGIPLFRTVQKKLDRLNLIFRENLTGIRVIRAFSREKEEKERLRHTNKELTDVSIKVNKIMALMMPVMMLVMNVTVVLVIWFGGLRIDHGGMQIGDLMAFIQYVMQIMFALVMASMMFVMVPRADVSAKRINKVLEMEPAFKDHGSKSADLTKGTLEFDRVTFHYPGAEEPALSDISFTAKPGEVTAIIGGTGSGKSTLVQLIPRFYEISNGSIRVNGVDIQEAAQKEIRSKIGLVPQKATLFTGTIADNIRFGKEHASQEEIVHAARIAQAEEFINKLPQGYESEIEQGGSNLSGGQKQRLSIARALVRKPDLYIFDDSFSALDYKTDASLRYALKEETKESTVVIVAQRVSTVMDADQIIVLEEGRVSGTGTHEDLLESSPVYQEIVKSQLTEEESA
- a CDS encoding ABC transporter ATP-binding protein codes for the protein MTKERKPQRGGPMGFGPGGGNMMMMGQKPKNFKATLKRLLGYLKSRRKQFIAVFIAAILSTVFSIIGPKIMGTAITELFEGAYEKLEGVQGGGIDFQRIAQILFLLAGLYVVSSIFNFIQQYIMSSVAQKTAYDLREDVNQKLEKLPLRYFDSRPNGEILSRMTNDIDTISSTLQQSMTQFITSIVTIIGIVIMMLSISPLLTIISIVSLPLSIFVIRPILKKSQTYFADQQRTLGQLNGHIEEMFTGHQVVKAFGYEKTAGEDFDEVNEDLYQAGSKAQFISGIIMPMMSFIGNISYVLISVIGGILVTQRAISIGDIQAFITYTRQFTQPITQTANIANIIQSTVAAAERVFELLDEKEEEKEKPSLHLGKKAGAVTFEHVDFGYDNDLLIQDMNISVKQGQTVAIVGPTGAGKTTLINLLMRFYELNGGSIKIDGIDTRDLSRSELRQNFGMVLQDTWLFNGTIKENIAYGKNEASEEAIIRAAEMAHADHFIRTLPEGYETILNEEASNISQGQKQLITIARAILADPPVMILDEATSSVDTRTEVLIQQAMNHLMAGRTSFVIAHRLSTIRDADLILVMDEGSVIEQGTHEELLAQEGFYFELYNSQFSKKAAG
- a CDS encoding ROK family transcriptional regulator, giving the protein MLKTGGLKLMQEINQYIVLRTIREEGPISRSEIAKKTKLSPTTVTSAVSELLQEGIVVTGGTGESSGGRKPTYLQFAPDSKFLIGVSITNSHIEIGTLNLEAEVQDKLTYEDDFQVNNQVIEETLRLIRRYLSGIDDLSNCIGISLIVPGIVDSKRGIIRNNAKLNLKDIALKEMIEKEFGLETWIDNDANAIALAETNFGSYEDKKNLVYIQMGDGIGSGIVIEDVIFRGAQGGAGEFGHISIDKEGIQCECGNRGCLENYVNWPALLERIKERLEQGESTSMLAKGKAVDELTQEDFLKALQQEDELAQAVIEDPIQYMGNGIVTLVNLFNPEVVLVGWGSITSDSYFIKRLRERVNDLSFAIFTENLEIQATTLGGDFQLKGAASVALKEYFEVPV
- a CDS encoding ABC transporter substrate-binding protein; amino-acid sequence: MKKLLWIMVGLLVFMLAACSGDSNSGSSGEGESDGPVEITYLKPGADTPDTRERVQGIIDRFEKENPTIKVKLEAVGWDNAYQKLVTGFNGGSSPDVFSGGTRWLTAFADMDGILPITDMASDKLKEYPEALQKSSQYKGEIYALPQAFSARALIYRSDLIKEPPKTWDELVATAKKVQEENSGMYGFAISGAAHVSTTTQYFNYLLQNGGQVFDEDGNVAINSPEAVEALEYYRDFYTKEKVVPNPVEYNRELLPVLFKEGKIAMYVIGPWGKSLMGVDPDNKETPYKTAPLPKGKKMANVLVSDSNYISAKTEHPKEAYKFLEFMASLEEQTKFDKANGSLPMLKEEAKDPFFKEDPYFSTFVDMIEYGEPQPAPAVWEPFQEIITQSVQRALDGEDPQAVLDEAAKQIKDQQLEPK